From Pedobacter aquae:
CCGCTATTAGTACTTTTACCACGCCATATCTTATCAAATTATCTTTTCCCTTTTATAATTGGTTAAATAAGGTTTTACCATCAAAATGGATAGAGAATTTAAATAAATATAGTTCTGCTACCCAAAGCGTTACTACAGTTTCTAATTGGCAATTATTTGTAAATCATACACGGCCAATACTTTAATCCACTTTAGCATAAGCTTAGCTATTATTTTACTGTCTTCTAATTATTTAAGTCCGTTTATACAAGGTAAAACAGAAAATGCGGTTTGGAGCAATATTGCATCATTGGTTATTACCATCATTGTTTTATCACCATTTTTATACGCCTTAAGCTTTAGAAATCTCTATAATGGGGTAGTGGTTGAGTTAAAAAATGAGCGCTTATACCGCAACTTAGTTTTAGTAATGCGCTTATTTAGGCTTTTATTATCTGCTGCATTAATCATTACTTTACTAAATAATTTACTTTCTGTAACGGTTGCACTTTATGCTGCATTGTTTATAATCGTGGTATTATTTATTTTCTGGAAGCAGGTTCAAAATGTGTATCTAAAATTAGAAATGCTATTCTTAAAAAATTATCATGATGAAGAGCAACAACCAAAAAAGAGCAACAAATATTAGCACCATGGGATGCCCACTTTACAGAAATAGAAGTTAAACCAGAGTCGCCAGCTGTAGGAAAGACCTTAATGGAGTTAAAATGGCGTGAAAGGGCCGGTATAAATGTAGCTATGATAAACAGAGGAAGTATAACCATCCATTCGCCAGAAAGTAATACTATTATTTATCCAGGTGATATTTTAAATATTATTGGTACTGATACGCAAATCAGGAAACTAAGCTCTATCATTAGGCCAGATAAAAAAACTATCGAACAGCAAGATAATTATCAACCTAAATTACATAAGCTATTGGTGAGAAAGAATTCATTTCTAGAAGGTAAATCTTTAAAAGAATCAAAAATTAAAGATTTAACCGATGGAATTGTTGTAGGTATAGAAAGGAACGCCGAGCGTATTGTAAACCCAGAATCTAATTGGGTATTTCAAGAAAATGATATGGTTTGGATTGTAGGAGATAGCGCTAAAATACAATCAACTTTATAATAATAGGTACTTCCCTTAAAGGGAGGTTATTTTATTACTTAACATAATGTTAATTATAAGACATAAATATCTATCGGTTTTTTAGGAAAGTCTAATGGATACAAGTTTATCTAAACGTTCTTATCCAAAGTTCTTCAACTTTGGTACGAGCCCAATCTGTTTTTCTAAGAAATTTTAAACTAGATTTAACACTTGGATTTTCATTAAAACATTTAATCTTAATTTTTAATCCAAGTGCTGGCCATCCGTAAAAATCAACCAAATCATTTAGAATAGCTTCTAAAGTTCTGCCATGTAACGGATTGTTTGGTTGCTTCTCCATAGCTGTTAAATGCTAATCTTTTCGAAATAGATATTTAGCTCTTTTTCTAAAGCTGTAATTTTCTCTAATTCTGATGGCGCTACAAATGCCAAGGAAAGTCCTTTATTTCCGGCTCTGGCAGTTCTTCCGCTACGGTGCGTAAAATATTCTAGCTGCTCTGGTAATTGGTAATGAATAACGTAAGATAAATTACTAACGTCTATTCCTCTGGCAGAAATATCTGTAGCTATTAAAACTTGTAATCTTTCGCTTTTAAAAGCTCGCATTACTTTTTCGCGGTCTCTTTGTCCTAAATCTCCGTGTATAGACTCTACCTTTAAATTTTTGGCTAATAATTGTTTAGCAAGCGTTTGCGCACCAGCTTTTGTTTTACAAAATACAATGCCACGCTTATCATCGTTATTCTTAATAAAACTCTGTAAAAGATTTGGCTTGTCTTTAATATCACAAATCACATATTGATGTTTAATGGCTGTATTCATCACATCTTTATGGTCAACTTCAATTTTATAAGCATCATCAGCCATATAATCGCTTATAATTTGCTTAATAGCTGATGGTATGGTTGCAGAAAAAAGCCAAATATTTCTATCTATTTGTGCGGTATGACTTAAGATTTTATCAATATCTGGCTTAAAGCCCATACTTAACATTTCATCGGCCTCATCCAAAATAATAGTTTTAACTTCTTTTAAATCAACTGCTTTACGCTCTAATAAATCTATTAATCGACCAGGTGTTGCTACTAAAATTTGCGTTGGGCGTTTTAATCTACCTATTTGGATATCAATTTTTTCGCCACCGTAAACGGCTTCAACAAAAATCTTTTTGCTTACGTATTTGGTGAATTTAAAAAGCTGTTTGGCTATTTGCTGCCCTAATTCTCTGGTTGGACAAATGATAATGGCTTGAATGCTTTTTTGTTCTGGATTTACCAATTGTAATAATGGTAAACCAAATGCTGCTGTTTTTCCGGTTCCGGTTTGTGCTTGGCCAATAAAATCTGTTTTATCTTTTAATAAAACAGGAATTGCTTGCGTTTGGATTACCGTTGGCGTGTTTATGTGTAATTCATCAAGGGCTTGTATAAGCTCTTGATGAATTCCTAAATCTTTAAAATTGCTCAAAATATGATATTTAAGCAGGCAAAGTTAAGCTTATTTATAGGTTTATGCTATTTTAAGACATATTCTATGCCTCCGGTTAAATGTTTTAGAAATAATTCGTCTTCAAAATCTTCTATCGTGTGGCCCAAACCAGTATAAAAAACTTTTCCGCCATCAAATTCATGATACCACGCCATCGGATGAAAATCGGGCATTTTACCACCAGTATAGCTCTTTTCATCAACCGTCATGATTACTTTTACATCTTTATTGAAATCTTTAAAATTATACCATTCGTCTGTATGCATCCAAGGGTTTGGTAAATCTTTTGTTGCAGGATGATTTGCATCTAAAATATCAAGTTTAGCTTCTTGAACTTTAGGATGCCCAGCAAAAAAGCCGCCAACAAGCTTACCATACCATTCCCAGTCGTAGTTACAATCTGTAGCTGCATGTACACCAACAAAGCCCCCTCCTCTATTGATATATTTTTTAAAAGCAGCTTTCTGAGCATCATCAAATAATGACTTTCCGGTAGGATTCAAAAACAATAATACTTTAAATTGCTTCAGATTTTTATCATTAAAATCTGCTGGATTTTCTGAATGTACAATGGTATAACCTTTTTCTTTTCCTATTTTTTTGATGGCTTCTAAACCAGGTTCAATACTTTTATGTCTAAATCCTTTGGTACAAGAAAAAACTAATATTTTAACCTCTTTCTTTTTGGCAATAAAACTGCTTAGCGATAAGAAAAATGCAGTAAGGA
This genomic window contains:
- a CDS encoding cation:proton antiporter regulatory subunit, translated to MEVKPESPAVGKTLMELKWRERAGINVAMINRGSITIHSPESNTIIYPGDILNIIGTDTQIRKLSSIIRPDKKTIEQQDNYQPKLHKLLVRKNSFLEGKSLKESKIKDLTDGIVVGIERNAERIVNPESNWVFQENDMVWIVGDSAKIQSTL
- a CDS encoding ThuA domain-containing protein, with the protein product MKNLITGLILTAFFLSLSSFIAKKKEVKILVFSCTKGFRHKSIEPGLEAIKKIGKEKGYTIVHSENPADFNDKNLKQFKVLLFLNPTGKSLFDDAQKAAFKKYINRGGGFVGVHAATDCNYDWEWYGKLVGGFFAGHPKVQEAKLDILDANHPATKDLPNPWMHTDEWYNFKDFNKDVKVIMTVDEKSYTGGKMPDFHPMAWYHEFDGGKVFYTGLGHTIEDFEDELFLKHLTGGIEYVLK
- a CDS encoding DEAD/DEAH box helicase, which translates into the protein MSNFKDLGIHQELIQALDELHINTPTVIQTQAIPVLLKDKTDFIGQAQTGTGKTAAFGLPLLQLVNPEQKSIQAIIICPTRELGQQIAKQLFKFTKYVSKKIFVEAVYGGEKIDIQIGRLKRPTQILVATPGRLIDLLERKAVDLKEVKTIILDEADEMLSMGFKPDIDKILSHTAQIDRNIWLFSATIPSAIKQIISDYMADDAYKIEVDHKDVMNTAIKHQYVICDIKDKPNLLQSFIKNNDDKRGIVFCKTKAGAQTLAKQLLAKNLKVESIHGDLGQRDREKVMRAFKSERLQVLIATDISARGIDVSNLSYVIHYQLPEQLEYFTHRSGRTARAGNKGLSLAFVAPSELEKITALEKELNIYFEKISI
- a CDS encoding VF530 family protein, whose translation is MEKQPNNPLHGRTLEAILNDLVDFYGWPALGLKIKIKCFNENPSVKSSLKFLRKTDWARTKVEELWIRTFR